Genomic DNA from Epinephelus moara isolate mb chromosome 24, YSFRI_EMoa_1.0, whole genome shotgun sequence:
TCCCAACtcaattgtttttaataaaatggGGCACAGTAATGTTTTATTACATGTATGAACATTTATAAGGTTGCAAAACAAACCTGTCGCGGATTAAAGACACACGGCtgagagtctacagccatgctagcgcCCCTGTGACGCTGCACTTAGGCACCGTGGTGcactgagctaaatgctaatgtcagcatgctaacatgctcatgataacaatgctaacatgcgGATGTTTAGCAGGTTTAGTGTTTACCATGTTAACCAAcctagcttgttagcatgctaaagttGGTTGTTAGCACTaaatacagagaaaaacaaaaaaaagacatcgCTGAAGTTATTAGAGTTCATCCAGTCATTCGGTCATTCCTTGTTGAATTTATATGACCGAATGCATTTCATTGCAACAGTCCGGAAAACATGGCGGCGTGCcataagtttgtttttgtttgcatggtTGCTGAGCAACGGAGACTTTGCTGGTTCAAACCAGGCTACAACGGGCttgcacagactttttttccaacacaaatCAACAGTGGAAATAGAAATGCCATTGCAAAGTACTTGTATgatttttacaacacaaacGCTTAATTAAACAGCATATATGAGGACAAATTGAGGACAAATAACTTTGTTTACCATTCACAATGTGTGCAGCCATCTTCGTCGTGACGTCAATTCTACCGACTCGGTCTACCTGGACCTTGCCCGAGTTTGATGACGAGACCTCCGGGTAGAACAGGTGTTCTTTTGTACCTTTCCGGACCGGAAACCGTATCAATCCCGGTTCCGGCTACCAATAGAATGCAGCATTAATCTCTTACATAGCCAATaaagtggtgcaggaatgagtcctaaaacattaaaatgagttagcattttagcccTCCCAAATTTCTCATCTCGAAGTTAATGGGTTGTTTTGCATGGGTTTTagggttagatgcctgaaataaggtctgtggttaacacaagcttaagatatttacatgttttgttctacgacataaaatatgtcagtaaataccccgctcagtttgaagcttttacgtgtcttaaaaaaggcggttgctaacaagtaggtaaatgagactacagaacgtcatcacgccgaacacagctttacagctttGAGGTTAATTAATGAGGTTAATTGAttaaaagattattttgctAGTCAAGAAAGTTGCAGTTCGTCTGTTGAAGGCTGTGAAAATATGTAATGAGAATGACCACCCAGAAGTCACATAAATAACATCATAATTTTCTCTCACTGAAGCTGTGATACCTGTGTGTGTCGTACCCAGCAGGGTGTATTCACGTAAGTGATAGGTCTTGCTTGTTCTTTTACTTCCCAACTGATAAAAAGACCAGAAGTCACTGGATAAAACACACCAGGTAAGATGATGTTACATTTGTGCCAAGGTAACGGACATGTGGGTGTTGGTGCCATGTAGTGTGCCAGATAAGAGATTAACTACAACAAACCTAAAGTGCGACTTTCTTGGCTTGCAAAATTACCTTTTAATTTGACAAACATCATATGTGTAATACATGGTACACTTTAAACAGGaccaaaaaataatttgtctCTTTCAATTGCCTGACATATCTTTTTCCAAAATAAGTTCAAGGCTCCTGGGAaatgcaccaggctttgaagccattttttGTGGAAGGAGAGGGACTTTGTCTTACTATATCTGCTTGACCAAAGAGTGattattttcctgttttgtttaaatatttgtaaaagGTTAGAAACTCTTTGGACTTCAGTGTATTACAAGAAAAAGTGAAGTTAATTTTGTGCTGTAGAAAtatgtttttcctgttttaatatCCTGTCAATAATCTTGTGACCCCTCACAATAAATTTGCAAGCTCTTGTTGGGGTCCTGACCCTCAGATTGGGAACCACTTTCCcgaacacacattaaatgttGCTGACTATCAAGCTGAGAGAGACCTTTTACAGTTTCTATCTGTAAAcattgaaaaatgacaaatgctCATACATTAATCACACAATACACCCTCTTCTCAGAGAATAATGCTCCACTCAAGTGAAATCAAAATAAGTGGCTGTTGCTCAGTCAGGCTTTGTTTCATAGTCAGTGCACATAGAGTATATGCGTCAGGAATGGCATTAATCTTGACATTACAGGCGTTAAATGTACTAactgaggaaaatattccatttattaacaaaatgtttttgcttattttttacagtggcttGAAAAGGAATCAATTATGATAAATCCGATGTGGAAAATGGGAGACGGGACGATTTGTACACAGCAATCAGTGCAGAGAGGACTGAAAGGAGGACTCGAGAGATTAATTACAGCTAAACTAACAGCTTCTCTCGGGATAAATGGCTATACTAATCTAATTTATGACAACGATCCATTTCTAAATCTAGCTGAAAATTCTCTGTACCAATCAGTGACAAGCTGTCCAGATATTTTAGAGCTGATTGCTGCAGCTTGGAGACAAAACAGTTCACCTGCAGCTCTAATGGCTTCCTGAGAGGACTAAATTTAGATCAGCAGTTCTCCACTGGCACCGAAACCACTGGCTTAGTGACCGTGGATTGGGACAGGCTTAAATAGCATCCGTGTAAAATCAATGTTATCAAAGTAAAAATGGCCCGTAACAATGCGCGAAAACACTccacacccactcacacacgaAACAAGCAATTAGATGAGGACACACATTTGAGTTTTCACGCTCTCCCTCTTTGACCTGGTACACACACTCCAGCTGATTACTGGCTTTCAAGTTTTCATTAAGGGTCAGTTGGTCAAAGACTCCTAATCAGCGCTTAATGAAAGATAAAAGACCACAGTATGGGGCATGGAGGGAGAAGAAtagagaaggaaagaaggagtGCGGAGGGAGATGGAAGGTTATGAAAGTTCAAAGaacttccttttctttcctccaaaGACTTACATCATCCTTTCATCTTCTGCTGCTgaacttttttatgttttcattttcactctTTTCTTTCAGTGCACAATGAGTACACAAATATTcttcattaaagggacagtgtgtaagatttacgGGGATTTAGTTGCATCTAGTGGTGATGACTGCCgactgcaaccagctaaaacttctctcagttagaattccttcagtgttcattgttcaggaggttttcaggggctgaattatccacataggtctcctcctctccaaaacaaacagacacagtgatttaaaaatcagggtttctcctccactgtttgGGACACAGATGGGCTGCTAGCACCACACCTACTAATGTgagctcaccttttttctctgataacttaagatccaatTAAGAGGCTTTTACCAGgagcctcttgcatttttgaaaaggacacgccttcttgGAAacgtgcgctcccccttttctcgtccgcaaggaaacaaacacacagagagcttgaaaatggatgccgagagattaacgtgttatcaaacgtgtgctcatccatgaagaaaatatttttccNNNNNNNNNNNNNNNNNNNNNNNNNNNNNNNNNNNNNNNNNNNNNNNNNNNNNNNNNNNNNNNNNNNNNNNNNNNNNNNNNNNNNNNNNNNNNNNNNNNNNNNNNNNNNNNNNNNNNNNNNNNNNNNNNNNNNNNNNNNNNNNNNNNNNNNNNNNNNNNNNNNNNNNNNNNNNNNNNNNNNNNNNNNNNNNNNNNNNNNNNNNNNNNNNNNNNNNNNNNNNNNNNNNNNNNNNNNNNNNNNNNNNNNNNNNNNNNNNNNNNNNNNNNNNNNNNNNNNNNNNNNNNNNNNNNNNNNNNNNNNNNNNNNNNNNNNNNNNNNNNNNNNNNNNNNNNNNNNNNNNNNNNNNNNNNNNNNNNNNNNNNNNNNNNNNNNNNNNNNNNNNNNNNNNNNNNNNNNNNNNNNNNNNNNNNNNNNNNNNNNNtcagcgagccaccgaaggaccgccctacggatttactattggttctgcaacgtagggagtttttttaaactctgaaattgtatccgcccatctaaacacaaaatcagggagaaagtcatcagtctttagttaagcaaagcgtctaaagactgacttgtgagtttATATCCACAGAGgccttttcctctccaaaacaaagagacacagtgatttaaaccaggagaaacactgaataaaggcgtttcacctttaaaaaaatcagtgtttctcctatgctgtttggcatgttacAGAAGGGCCAATAATGCAGCACCTGCCAACATGAGCgcccctttttttctctgataacttaagatccagacagtTAGGAGGTTTtgactgggagctgaattatccgcagaggtctcttcctctctaaaacaaacggatcctgtgatttaaaccggtagaAACCCTGAGTAAagcattttcatatttaaaaaaatcagtgttttgacGTTATTATCatagaggggctgctaactatggtggccaatgcaaaaacatgagATGCAAATGTAAATGGCTCTAcctagagctagtgtttggtttgtccattcctggctactgtagaaacaaaatgGTGGACTCCATAGAAAAGGAGCCGCTTCCTATGCAGATATaagcagctcattctaaggtaacaaaaacacaattattcttattttcaggtgactataTGCGACAGAAatcatacttattatattccatttctggcaatatatcccctaaatcccacacactgtacctttaaattgAGAAAAGTATAATAGGTAAAGAAATCTAAAGAACAATGTGGTAGGTGGGCTCAATTGTaacaaatataaagaaatattACAGTCACAAAAGACAGCTGTAAAGGGTTCATTTCCTCTGGATGAGCATCTTCCAGTAACTCCATATAGCAAGTTGTGGAATTTTATCAGTCGCTCTCCATAAAAATTCCATTTTCATGTTATTCCATTAAAGTTGAAGCTGAGCAGGAGTTTAGAAACCAGTGCTCAgagtgtctgtctctgtgggggTCTTGCGTGGGCTGGGCAGGCTCTTCAGGTACTCCAAATGCCTGCGGGCCTCAGCTTGGTTCTGCCTCACGTAGTACACGACATACACGATGACCATGAAGAACCATACAAACATTGTCACCAGCATGGCTACATCAGTGGTTTTCCTCTGCAGGCTGCAGAAATTCACCCCAGAATCCAACAGTTTGACCATCGGTTGACCTGCGTGCTCGCCCTGTGACCCCGGGTCCTCCCACCTGCTGCCCTCACCCACCCCCCTCACAGAGCTCTCACAAACAATCCCATTCACTGTCTCGGGCTCCAGGTACAGTGTCTCCATCAGCTCCTGGAGGGCGCAGTCACAGTGCCAGGGGTTGTGGTAGAGGCGTGTCTTTGCACGGGTGGAGCCGAACTCCTCCTTGCTGGCCTGCCTCAGCTGGTTGTGTGAGAGGTCGAGCAGGCGGAGCTCGGGGCCCAGGTGCTGCAGGGCCCCCGAGGCGAGCGAGTCGATGCGGTTGTGGGAAAGGTACAGGTCACGCAGGTGGACCAGATCGCTGAAGGCACTCTGGGGGATGTTTCGGATGTAGTTGCGTTCCAGATGGAGGGAGACAGTATCTGGTGGGATCCCCTCTGGGATTTCCCGCAGCCCGGCGTCTGAGCACAGCACCGTGGCTGTGTCCCAGGCACAGTGGCAGCTGTCCGGGCACTGGGTGAACACTTGGCCCCACAGAGCCGAGAACAAGATCGAGACGCGCAGCCATGAATGAAGATGCACTCCTTTACCTCTCCGTCTTCCTCCACTGACGATGGTAGACATCTCTCCTTGCGCCAACCTGTGCACATCGCCTCACCATAGCACCCTGATACACACCAGGtcccaatcacacacacacacaaacagtcgcACCTGGAGGATCTGACAGATTGAGAGAAAAAAGGGGTCAGTGTGGAAAAGAtgacgctctctctctctctctctctctgtctctctttacaAACCCTTCAAACACATGCAATCAAAATACTGACAGGTGAGATTATGATGCTGAGCAGGAGCAGAAAAAGGTCAGTGGGTAAAAATGCAtggagagacacaaagaggACAACCATTTCTGTTCAAGGAGACCGTCCCTTGTtattcacagcagcagcaatgacAGTAAAAGTCATCTAATGAGGTTGAAACAACTCTCGTATTCCTGCATTAGAAGGACATGAATCATTATACGTGATTATCTGTAGTCCTGGCTGTGTCTTTTGTGCCTCTCCAATTTGAAACCAGAAGAAAAGCATCACATTACACCCATCAATACGTGTTCATCTCATTTATCCCTCTATTTATTTTCCCATGATGCCATAGCCCCTTAATCATATTCCACGGGTGGAGACAGAGTGCACTGTAGGGATGGAGGATAGAGAAAGGGGGTGGGATCGATAGCCCCAAGTATTGCCTGCTACACTATTAACGGCAAGAACATCAATCCTGCCTGTGTCCCACAGTGTCAATAAGTGACagagctgggaaaaaaaaaaataagccaGCAGTGGTCTGGTGTTAGCAGCTGCTCAGCGCTCCTGCAGTGAGGAGGCAAAagttaagggaaaaaaaaagaagcaatctGGCTAGACTCTGCATCCCGCCGACAAAACCACTGGAGAATACATTacatgtgttatgtgtgttatGCTATTAGAGCTGCTCAGGctcatctgttttgttttttttaatccatatGTGGGTCTGTAAATGGCGTCGGCTTATCCAGACAATCCAATCAGGCGCTTTTAGAACATTTTTGTAGGACGGAAATCAAAACGCTCTCCTTGAATTGGATTAAAAGAACATCCTCTTAAATGTTATGCACACTCTGCTTTCTTTAAAGGTATCAACACCCTCATGTGTCTCTATTGTCCTGCACGGAAAGCATATACGAACAGTGGCCTGGGTTTTGGTTGATgtgccttaaaatgactcactgATTGACTGACACAAGAGTGTAAGTTTGTTTAAACATTGCAACAAGGAGTTTGGGGTCCTCTGCCAGCAAATTGTGGCATCAAACGCATAATTTCTTGCCTTCCTATTCGTTTAAATGCCCCAATGTCTGCtttttgtgcagaaattcaTGGATTACATGTCTTTTTGTCAAACttaaagtcctctgctacttttatgTTGTCactgcacatgttctaaatattaagaGGGACACCTCACCTCGCACACACCCAAAATCTACACCCATGGACAGACAGCCCTGGTCCAGTGTGTTTTATAAGCATAAGTGAGGATTTAGTCCACCACTCATTAACCAGTCCGTTATTAACGTCCTGAATGCAGATGCATGCAAATCCCcaattaagaaaaataatcatcagcGGCATGAATGTGAATGGGAATGAGAAAGGTTTGCAAAGACAGGGTTGGGAGCAGAGAGGGACTCCCAAAGCAAATACAGATGGCACAGTGTGTTACTGCTGCAGTTTccaattatttttaatattcctCCTTCATTCTTAAAGTAAAGGGCATcatttaaatgagaaaataaccCAGAGACTCTGCTTCCTGAGTCTGCTCCAGGATCAGACCTGATCAGATTAACCTGCACTGATGtcagaacatttacattttaagacattttgtttattgtaaatTAGGGACATTAATGTGGGGGAGAAGCAGGTCAACTGGACAGTCGGGAGGCAATGAAACCCCTGTATTAGCTTTTAGGTAAATGAAAGCGACTTTTGGATGACAAAAATGAAGTTTGTGAAGGGTTAAAATAAAGCTTTCTCTCTGTTATTAAAAAGTTAATGCGAATTAAATACACTATAAGCGACTGCAACAACAATGTGCTCACGATTGCCACATAAGAATATAACAGTGACTTATTTTATATACATAAAAGACATAATTATATACAAACTTACCTGTGAAACTGTTTCCTGTGAAGTTTAAGATCCAGAAAACggataaagatttttttctttctttgttttagaCTCCGTTTGCAGTTTTCCTCCGGTTTCCTCCCGACAGCTCACAGGacaccttcctcctctcctttaaTGTTGATTATGGACAAACTCTGTGAGGAGCATCAGAGGTGGATCCGTGTGGTGTGTCGCCTGCAGACGGCTTCATCATCCCCGCCTGTCGTAACACAGGGTAGTTATAGCAACTAAGATGTGGGGCaaactctctcttcctccctctccctcttggAGTGCACGTGTGattgtgtgcgcgcgtgtgtacGAGACAAGAGACCAACACGAGGTGTGTCACCAGGAGTCCTTGTTGTCCCCACACATGGCATCAGTCTCTCGGATTTCTGGGAAGACACGGGCTATACCTCCATATGAGATATTAACTTAATTGCCTATAGGTGTAATTTGATTCTTGCTGTCTGCGCTTCCTGCAGAGCTTGATTGAATCCCAGGAGGGTCCAGGTGAAGACACATTTACACTGTGCAGTTTTTTATACCTGTAATATGAAACCTCACCTGTAAACAGGCTGTTTAGGAAAgtattattttccatttgagGCTGTTATGGTGAGACAAACAGGATAAGTGAGTGATAGGGCTGAAAGGAAACATTAAAGGGAGGGTGTGTCTCCTTCAGTCACTCGTGTTATTTATCCAGGTTAAATATTAGAGGTCACAAAAAAGAGAAGACCTTATCTATCAAAACTATAGAGATGAATATcgcaataaaaaataaagactgaCTCAAACATATAAGTAACGCCActcagtgttgggaaggttactttcCAAATGAAACAGGTGACAGAATCCTATTTATCCTATTATAAAGGTATTAagtaattttcattttaattcacccttcgctaagtcccgcccctggaTGCAGACTGGTCAATCAGAACATAGCATCAggcggctcagaccagggtccaacaacaacatagctgtgctccattgactctaatgcagtcgtttcagatttccttcattttcaggctggctttgtggatttggagctaaatgttgtgcctggggcacgtcgtgtattaatgatactcgttacctggagaggttggaaaaagatgacgtttcttccctgttccaaaaccaaaatcaaaccctgaaaagtgtagggttagctagctagctactgaagatatagcctactgaatgtatacacatgctgcttttgctttttaatgattataacagtgaaacaaagaccgaccctgctgcacaggaaccagtgaagggaagcagggaaactttgctgatattcaaccagctctgtgtcattgcattgtgtgcagatgaatgttgtttgacaTTCCAAATAGCCAACGTCTGTAACAGCTAAATCTGGGCCAGATTTGGCAAAAGTCAACAGGCAAAGGTGGCTCACATTTGGCATCGTGGAGCTGGAACGCAGCAGAGTCAGACAGCACTCAGCCACAAATCGTtcttaggtttacttccttaggtttacacaacaaaagcatgttgttagatttaaaaaacataatggttTGGCTTGAAACAGGCACATTTGTTACTAAGGTAGTATAACATCATACACATACTTGCACCTGCGTCATTATTAAACTAGCTCAATTGACTTTTGGTtccacacgggacacaaacagtgggctcttgggtgaaagtctgatATTTGTTAGACCCTCTAATCCGCACAAAGCGATCTTTCTTGCTCCTTGTACTGCAGTTGTTGCCCAGAGCTACAAGAAACGCCACCAGGGCCACTCATACTgccgctaaagggtgcctctgtgcatcagTGTCTAATGCTGGTGGGCCATTGACAAAGcgtcggtatttgacgagttgggagtgagactgggttgatgTAACCCCTTTGTAGTCACCAATATTttattagtaactgtaattcaattagatttttttccccagttacTGTAACAGATTACAATAACTTTTATTTCGCAATTTTAATACATACGTATTGTAGTGTAATATGTAACTAGTTAGTCCCTGACACTGACGCCACTACATGCATACAAACAAATTcatacattcacaaacacaggacAGGTTGGACATGAGGCAGCCTtgacacccactcacacacttaCCAAGGTCACAGATTTCCATATGAATAACaagaacataaacacaaacacacacactgtgacacaaatTACCCATAGTATACAGAATATGTTATTCATGGTGGTTTAGGATGAGTGCCCtgctcttctattttttttttttttttttttttttcttaccatgAGCAGTAAGAAATATCTGCCGCTCTACAGAAGAGCCCTCAGGGGGGGAAGGATGGGTCTGACAGGCATGATGGCACCTCGTatccctcctctgcctccccaGCCTGTCCTGCTCCCATCAAACCTGctcaaaaacactgacatttccaCTCCTGACAAATACAATACACAGTGCTGCGAGTATAATTTACAACAAATTTTTGGGAATGTTTTGCTCTTGACTAGTGATTGTCCTCCTGGTTGTCAAAGACGGGGCTGCGGACGAGCTTAGTTTTGTGGTTTCTCGGATACAAAACACGAGACAAAGGGGTGCATAATGAGACAGCACATgatgacacagaaaaaaaattcaccccacaaaaaaacagtattaCACATTGCCTGTTTTTCAGGTCCCTGAATGGCATGATGATGGGTGAGAAGTTCAAATTGCAGCAAGAAAATGGGAGAAATAAAATGAGCTGGGGGGGTTGGTTATATAGCGTCTTTTGGGATGTTCTCAGAGGAAGCAGTTCAAAAAGATGTACTTGCCTAGGAGCATTTTGTTGATGGCGATGTTGACAATGTGAACTCTACCGGAAAACCTGACTTCAGTGAAGTGAAGCAGTTTGGCATCATCTGTTTAGTTTGGCTGTAGTCCTCGGAGGGGAGAAGTGAATGAACCTTGCACAAATTTGTAAACAGATAGAGGCAAGTGGAAAAGATGTGACAGCCAGTGGCAGAAATTTGCTCCtccaaaacacaaagtgcaggTACGGTTATGATTCTGTCTATTATCTGTGCCGTgtaaaagaagacaaaaaccaGAGCGTACGTGTCCTTGCTGCATGTCGAGAATGCCGGATggagtgggagagagggagataaaaAAGCCGTGGAGCATTGCTTGTAACTAGCCTGTCATTCTCTTGGGATTGAATTCACTAACAACAGGTCAGGCTGGGGGCAGGTGTTCTGCTGAGACTCTCAGTAGCCATTTTTCCACAGCGTGGCCAACTGGGACTTGCCAAGGCTGGAGACGTCTAAAACTGCTTACGACCGAGGACCAACACAAAGGTTCAGTCTCTGCTGCTGTGTCGTTAGAAACCACAATGCAGacggaaaaaaaaatatccttgctgacaaaacaaagtattaaaaaaatgttgctttgtAGGTAATTTGGGTGACAGGAAACGACTTAGTGCTGGCAAGTTTGTCCAGTTCtgtagggggaaaaaacagtgcACAGGCTAAACTTACAAAAAAATGCAGGAGAAGGCTTTTCGAGGGTGCTTTGAATTTTAAAACAGTCAGAGCATCTTGTGATTTTCAGTGCCCCGCAATCAGGCAAGTGCACTTGATCATGAATAAGCCTAGGATTGTGCATGCAAGGGTAAAGTGGTGGCTGGAAACTCAAATCAATACATATCAGGATACAAGTCCTGCTTCCATCTCATGTTTCTCTCAAAGTGTCTGTGATTAATACAGCTGTAGTGAGTGCACCTTTAAGTGAGGTATAGGATGGGGAAAAGGGTTATCTTCTGTGTCTACcaaaacaacacagcacaggTTGGCACAGATTACAGTACGAAGCGTGTGACTGTAAAAGGCTGTCACAAATGTGTATAGATTGAATTGAGACCTTGGCTAAGGTCCAGCACAATACACAGCGCAGTAATAATACTAAAATGTGTGTGAGCGTGCATGTGAGGCAAAGGTAGTGTGGAAAACAAGATGTAAGAGCAGGAGTACCTTTCCAGTGCTATTCAAAATAGTTGATGCACTCTCTGCTAAAAGGAAAGTAATAAGTCAGCAGCTGAAACTTGAGACCAAATATAGATCAGATGATACACTAAGAGCTTTAATGTTATGACCATCTatgtaaatgtcaaatgtttGTACTTCTGAGCAGGATCCACTCCGAGCGTAACAAGCTTTGTTTCAATTAAGAGTGGCGAAGAAAGGCTGTAAAAGGGTCCGCACCACTGAACACGACgaggaaaagaggaaacaaCATTAAAAGCTCTAAGTAACAActcatgaattatttttttcactcctGTGACATTTGCATGGCGATGCCGGCACTGATGGAAATAAAATGCACGGCAATGAAATTATAGAGCAATATGTTGCACAGGGCAAGAGCGGCGGAAGGGCAGCCTCGTGGAGAATGCAATAAGGGAA
This window encodes:
- the LOC126386226 gene encoding LOW QUALITY PROTEIN: leucine-rich repeat-containing protein 3-like (The sequence of the model RefSeq protein was modified relative to this genomic sequence to represent the inferred CDS: deleted 2 bases in 1 codon) — protein: MCTGWRKERCTIVSGGRRRGKGVHLHSWLRVSILFSALWGQVFTQCPDSCHCAWDTATVLCSDAGLREIPEGIPPDTVSLHLERNYIRNIPQSAFSDLVHLRDLYLSHNRIDSLASGALQHLGPELRLLDLSHNQLRQASKEEFGSTRAKTRLYHNPWHCDCALQELMETLYLEPETVNGIVCESSVRGVGEGSRWEDPGSQGEHAGQPMVKLLDSGVNFCSLQRKTTDVAMLVTMFVWFFMVIVYVVYYVRQNQAEARRHLEYLKSLPSPRKTPTETDTLSTGF